A genome region from Myroides fluvii includes the following:
- the rplC gene encoding 50S ribosomal protein L3 translates to MSGLIGKKIGMTSIFDENGKNIPCTVIEVGPCVVTQVRTNEVDGYEALQLGFDDKTEKHATKAELGHFKKAGTSAKRKVVEIKEFQGEHKLGDVITVDLFLEGEFVDVQGVSKGKGFQGVVKRHGFGGVGQVTHGQKNRLRAPGSVGASSYPSRVFKGMRMAGRMGGENVTVQNLRVLKVVADKNLLVVKGAIPGHKNSYVIIQK, encoded by the coding sequence ATGTCTGGGTTAATTGGTAAAAAAATCGGCATGACTAGTATTTTCGACGAAAATGGAAAAAACATTCCATGTACAGTAATCGAAGTTGGTCCATGTGTCGTTACCCAAGTCAGAACCAATGAGGTTGACGGGTATGAAGCGTTGCAACTTGGTTTCGATGACAAGACAGAGAAACACGCTACTAAAGCTGAGTTAGGTCACTTTAAGAAAGCGGGAACATCTGCCAAAAGAAAAGTCGTTGAAATTAAAGAATTCCAAGGAGAGCACAAATTAGGTGATGTAATCACAGTTGATTTATTCTTGGAAGGGGAGTTTGTAGACGTTCAAGGTGTATCTAAAGGAAAAGGTTTCCAAGGGGTTGTTAAACGTCATGGATTTGGCGGAGTAGGTCAAGTTACTCACGGTCAAAAAAACCGTTTAAGAGCACCAGGTTCTGTAGGAGCTTCTTCTTATCCATCTAGAGTATTCAAAGGAATGCGTATGGCAGGAAGAATGGGAGGAGAAAATGTAACAGTACAAAATCTTAGAGTTTTAAAAGTAGTGGCTGATAAGAACCTACTTGTTGTAAAAGGAGCTATTCCAGGACACAAAAACTCTTATGTAATCATTCAGAAGTAA
- the rplD gene encoding 50S ribosomal protein L4 yields the protein MEVKVLDITGKDTGRKVELLDSVFGIEPNNHAVYLDVKQYLANQRQGTHKAKERAEISGSTRKIKKQKGTGTARAGSIKSPVFRGGGRIFGPRPRNYSFKLNKNLKRLARKSAFSIKVREENLIVLENFNFEAPSTKNFISVLKALGLENKKSLFVLGESNKNVYLSSRNLEKAAVVTNSELSTYAILNAGSLVLTEGSVAGIVENLSK from the coding sequence ATGGAAGTAAAAGTTTTAGATATTACAGGGAAAGATACTGGAAGAAAAGTTGAACTTTTAGATTCAGTATTCGGAATTGAGCCAAATAATCACGCAGTATATCTTGATGTTAAACAATATTTAGCAAATCAAAGACAAGGGACTCATAAAGCGAAAGAAAGAGCTGAGATTTCTGGAAGTACACGCAAGATTAAAAAGCAAAAAGGAACTGGAACGGCAAGAGCAGGAAGCATCAAGTCACCAGTATTCAGAGGAGGAGGAAGAATCTTCGGACCAAGACCGAGAAACTACTCTTTCAAATTGAATAAGAACTTAAAACGCTTAGCTAGAAAATCAGCGTTTTCAATTAAGGTTCGCGAAGAGAACTTAATCGTTTTAGAAAACTTCAACTTCGAAGCTCCAAGTACTAAGAATTTTATTAGTGTGTTGAAAGCTTTAGGGTTAGAAAATAAAAAATCTCTATTTGTGTTGGGTGAATCAAATAAAAATGTATATTTGTCATCACGCAATTTAGAGAAGGCTGCTGTTGTAACTAACTCAGAATTAAGTACTTACGCTATTTTAAATGCGGGAAGCTTAGTCTTGACAGAGGGATCTGTGGCTGGAATTGTTGAAAATTTAAGCAAATAA
- the rplW gene encoding 50S ribosomal protein L23 — protein MSVLIKPIITEKVTKDGEVFGRYGFVVDRKANKIEIKKAVEATYGVSVVNVNTMNYGAKRSVKYTKSGMINAKTNAFKKAIVELKEGDNIDFYSNI, from the coding sequence ATGAGTGTTTTAATTAAGCCTATAATTACAGAAAAAGTAACAAAAGACGGTGAAGTTTTTGGCCGTTATGGTTTCGTAGTTGATAGAAAAGCGAACAAAATTGAGATCAAAAAAGCAGTAGAAGCTACTTATGGTGTTAGTGTTGTTAACGTAAATACTATGAATTATGGTGCTAAGCGTTCTGTTAAGTATACAAAAAGCGGTATGATTAACGCTAAAACTAATGCTTTCAAAAAAGCAATAGTTGAATTGAAAGAAGGAGATAATATAGACTTTTATTCAAATATCTAA
- the rplB gene encoding 50S ribosomal protein L2, giving the protein MSVRKLKPITPGQRFRVVNSFDAITTDKPERSLLAPKKKSGGRNSQGKMTMRYTGGGHKQRYRIIDFKRTKEGVPAIVKTIEYDPNRSAFISLLAYADGAKTYVIAQAGLKVGQTVVSGPDASPEVGNAMPLSKIPLGTVISCIELRPGQGAVIARSAGTFAQLVARDGKYATIKMPSGEVRLILLTCMATIGAVSNHDHQLIVSGKAGRSRWLGRRPRTRAVAMNPVDHPMGGGEGRSSGGHPRSRNGMPAKGYRTRSKVKSSNKYIVERRKK; this is encoded by the coding sequence ATGTCAGTTAGAAAATTAAAACCTATTACCCCAGGTCAGCGTTTTAGAGTTGTAAATAGTTTTGACGCTATAACAACTGATAAGCCGGAGCGTAGTTTACTAGCACCGAAAAAAAAATCTGGAGGTAGAAATAGTCAAGGAAAAATGACCATGCGCTACACAGGTGGTGGTCATAAACAAAGATATCGTATCATCGATTTCAAAAGAACAAAAGAAGGAGTACCTGCAATTGTTAAAACAATCGAGTATGATCCAAACCGTTCAGCATTTATTTCATTACTTGCTTATGCGGATGGAGCAAAAACTTACGTTATCGCACAAGCTGGTCTTAAAGTTGGACAAACTGTAGTTTCAGGACCAGATGCATCACCTGAAGTAGGTAATGCAATGCCTTTAAGTAAAATTCCTTTAGGAACTGTTATTTCTTGTATTGAATTACGTCCTGGACAAGGAGCAGTGATTGCTCGTTCAGCTGGTACTTTCGCGCAATTAGTAGCAAGAGATGGTAAGTATGCAACAATTAAAATGCCTTCTGGTGAGGTGCGTTTGATTTTGTTAACTTGTATGGCTACTATTGGAGCTGTATCGAACCACGATCACCAATTAATCGTTTCTGGTAAAGCGGGTAGATCAAGATGGTTAGGTAGAAGACCTAGAACTAGAGCTGTAGCGATGAACCCGGTAGATCACCCAATGGGAGGTGGAGAAGGTCGCTCTTCAGGAGGACACCCACGTTCAAGAAATGGGATGCCTGCTAAAGGTTATAGAACTCGTTCTAAAGTTAAGTCGAGTAACAAGTATATCGTTGAACGTAGAAAGAAATAA
- the rpsS gene encoding 30S ribosomal protein S19 gives MARSLKKGPYVHFKLEKKVLKNVESGNKAVIKTWSRASMITPDFVGQTIAVHNGRQFVPVYVTENMVGHKLGEFSPTRSFRGHAGAKNKGKK, from the coding sequence ATGGCACGTTCGTTAAAAAAAGGACCTTATGTTCACTTTAAATTAGAGAAGAAAGTTCTTAAAAATGTAGAGTCTGGAAATAAAGCTGTTATCAAAACTTGGTCAAGAGCTTCTATGATTACTCCAGATTTCGTTGGACAGACTATCGCAGTACATAATGGTCGTCAATTTGTTCCTGTATATGTAACAGAGAACATGGTTGGACACAAGTTAGGGGAATTTTCACCAACAAGATCGTTTAGAGGTCACGCTGGTGCAAAGAATAAAGGTAAAAAATAA
- the rplV gene encoding 50S ribosomal protein L22 yields MGVRKRERAEQVKEANKQVAFAKLNNCPTSPRKMRLVADLVRGQKVEKALNILKFSTKDASRNLEKLLLSAIANWQAKNSEENIEEAGLFVKEIRVDGGMMLKRLRPAPQGRAHRIRKRSNHVTIVLGSNNNTQSN; encoded by the coding sequence ATGGGAGTTCGTAAAAGAGAAAGAGCTGAGCAAGTTAAAGAAGCTAACAAGCAAGTTGCTTTTGCTAAGCTAAACAATTGCCCTACTTCTCCAAGAAAAATGCGCTTAGTAGCGGATTTAGTAAGAGGACAGAAAGTAGAAAAAGCTCTAAATATATTAAAATTCAGTACAAAGGATGCTTCTCGTAATTTAGAGAAATTGCTTTTGTCTGCAATTGCAAACTGGCAAGCAAAAAACAGCGAAGAAAACATCGAAGAAGCTGGACTTTTTGTGAAAGAAATTAGAGTAGATGGAGGAATGATGTTGAAAAGACTTCGTCCTGCACCTCAAGGAAGAGCACACAGAATAAGAAAACGTTCTAATCACGTTACAATCGTATTAGGATCTAATAATAACACACAAAGCAATTAA
- the rpsC gene encoding 30S ribosomal protein S3 has protein sequence MGQKTNPIGNRLGIIRGWDSNWYGGNDYGDKIAEDHKIRKYIHARLSKASVSKVIIERTLKLVTVTITTARPGIIIGKGGQEVDKLKEELKKITDKEIQINIFEIKRPELDAFLVAASIARQIENRISYRRAIRMAIGAAMRMNAEGIKVMISGRLNGAEMARSESFKEGRIPLSTFRADIDYALAEAHTTYGRMGIKVWIMKGEVYGKRDLSPLAGMDKKQSKAPAGSSKGRPNQRKRK, from the coding sequence ATGGGACAAAAAACTAATCCGATCGGGAATCGCCTTGGTATTATTAGAGGATGGGACTCAAACTGGTATGGTGGAAATGATTACGGTGATAAAATCGCTGAAGATCACAAAATCAGAAAGTATATCCATGCTCGTTTATCAAAAGCTAGTGTATCAAAAGTAATCATTGAGAGAACTTTAAAACTTGTAACCGTTACTATCACTACTGCTAGACCTGGTATTATTATCGGTAAAGGTGGACAAGAGGTAGATAAGTTGAAAGAGGAATTGAAAAAGATTACTGATAAGGAAATTCAAATCAATATCTTTGAAATTAAGAGACCTGAACTTGACGCGTTTTTAGTGGCTGCTAGTATCGCTCGTCAAATTGAAAACAGAATTTCTTACCGTAGAGCAATCCGTATGGCTATTGGTGCTGCGATGAGAATGAATGCTGAGGGAATCAAAGTAATGATTTCTGGTCGTTTGAATGGTGCTGAAATGGCACGTTCAGAATCATTCAAAGAAGGAAGAATTCCATTATCTACTTTCAGAGCTGACATCGATTATGCACTTGCTGAAGCTCATACTACTTACGGTAGAATGGGAATCAAAGTGTGGATCATGAAAGGTGAGGTTTACGGTAAAAGAGATCTTTCTCCGTTAGCTGGTATGGATAAGAAACAATCTAAAGCCCCAGCAGGATCTAGTAAAGGTAGACCTAACCAACGCAAAAGAAAGTAA
- the rplP gene encoding 50S ribosomal protein L16 — MLQPKRTKYRKVQKGKMKGISQRGHELSNGMFGIKSLDSAFITSRQIEAARIAATRFMKREGQLWIKIFPDKPITKKPLEVRMGKGKGAVEYWVAVVKPGKIMFEVGGVPLSVAKEALRLAAQKLPVKTKFIIARDFEA; from the coding sequence ATGTTACAGCCTAAAAGAACAAAATACCGCAAGGTACAGAAAGGTAAGATGAAAGGGATTTCCCAAAGAGGGCATGAACTTTCTAATGGGATGTTCGGAATTAAATCTTTAGATTCAGCATTTATCACTTCTCGTCAAATCGAGGCTGCGCGTATCGCTGCAACTCGTTTTATGAAACGTGAAGGACAATTGTGGATCAAGATTTTCCCAGACAAACCAATCACTAAGAAGCCTCTTGAAGTGCGTATGGGTAAAGGTAAGGGTGCAGTAGAATACTGGGTTGCTGTGGTAAAACCAGGAAAAATAATGTTTGAGGTTGGTGGTGTTCCACTATCTGTAGCAAAAGAAGCATTACGCTTAGCTGCTCAAAAACTTCCTGTGAAAACAAAATTTATAATTGCTAGAGATTTCGAAGCATAA
- the rpmC gene encoding 50S ribosomal protein L29 encodes MKQSEIVNLSVADLQEQLKELTNALNSLKTTHAISPIENPLQIRKVRRTIARVNTELSKRELQ; translated from the coding sequence ATGAAACAATCTGAAATAGTAAACCTATCTGTAGCTGATTTACAAGAGCAATTAAAAGAGTTGACTAACGCATTAAATAGCTTAAAAACTACACATGCAATTTCTCCAATCGAGAATCCTCTTCAAATCAGAAAGGTTAGAAGAACAATTGCTAGAGTTAATACTGAGCTAAGCAAAAGAGAGTTACAATAA
- the rpsQ gene encoding 30S ribosomal protein S17 — protein MENRKERKERIGVVTSNKMEKSIVVSEVKKVKHPLYGKFVKQTKKYVAHDETNNCNIGDTVRIMETRPLSKSKCWRLVEIIERAK, from the coding sequence ATGGAAAATAGAAAAGAAAGAAAAGAAAGAATAGGTGTTGTTACTAGTAACAAAATGGAGAAATCTATTGTTGTTTCTGAAGTAAAGAAAGTAAAACACCCATTATATGGAAAGTTCGTGAAGCAAACTAAAAAGTATGTAGCTCACGACGAAACGAACAACTGCAACATTGGTGATACAGTTAGAATTATGGAGACTCGTCCATTATCTAAATCAAAATGTTGGAGATTAGTTGAAATCATTGAAAGAGCGAAATAA
- the rplN gene encoding 50S ribosomal protein L14, whose product MVQQESRLKVADNTGAKEVLTIRVLGGTKRRYASVGDKIVVSIKDATPNGSVKKGTVSTAVVVRTKKEVRRADGSYIRFDDNACVLLNAAGEMKGTRVFGPVARELRERQFMKIVSLAPEVL is encoded by the coding sequence ATGGTACAACAAGAATCTAGACTTAAAGTAGCAGATAACACGGGTGCAAAAGAAGTTTTGACAATCCGTGTATTAGGTGGAACAAAGCGTCGTTACGCTTCAGTAGGAGACAAAATTGTAGTAAGTATCAAAGACGCAACTCCAAATGGAAGTGTGAAAAAAGGTACAGTTTCTACAGCTGTAGTTGTTCGCACTAAAAAAGAGGTTAGAAGAGCTGATGGATCATACATTAGATTCGATGATAACGCTTGTGTATTGTTAAATGCAGCAGGTGAAATGAAAGGAACTCGTGTTTTTGGACCAGTAGCAAGAGAACTTCGTGAAAGACAATTCATGAAAATTGTATCATTAGCACCAGAGGTGTTGTAA
- the rplX gene encoding 50S ribosomal protein L24, translating into MIKLKIKTGDTVRVIAGDHKGSEGKIVRVLREKNKAIVEGVNIISKHVKPSATNPQGGIVKKEAPIHISNLAIVDPKTNDTTKVAIQRNEDGKNVRVSKKSNQVL; encoded by the coding sequence ATGATTAAGCTAAAGATTAAAACAGGAGATACTGTACGTGTTATCGCTGGAGATCACAAAGGATCTGAAGGAAAAATCGTACGTGTATTACGCGAAAAGAACAAAGCTATTGTTGAAGGGGTAAACATCATTTCTAAGCATGTTAAGCCTAGTGCTACTAACCCTCAAGGTGGTATTGTTAAAAAAGAGGCTCCTATCCATATTTCTAATTTAGCGATCGTAGATCCTAAAACTAACGATACTACGAAAGTAGCTATCCAAAGAAATGAAGATGGAAAAAATGTAAGAGTTTCTAAAAAATCAAATCAAGTATTATAG
- the rplE gene encoding 50S ribosomal protein L5, with protein MAYIPRLKEEYRSRVISALKEEFGYKNIMQVPKLEKIVVSRGVGAAVSDKKLVDYAVEELTKITGQKAVATISKKDVASFKLRKGMPIGAKVTLRGERMYEFLDRLVTSALPRVRDFSGIKSDGFDGRGNYNLGVTEQIIFPEINIDKVNKIAGFDITFVTSANTDKEAKSLLVELGLPFKKN; from the coding sequence ATGGCTTATATACCAAGACTTAAAGAAGAATATAGAAGCAGAGTGATCTCTGCTCTTAAAGAGGAGTTTGGATACAAGAACATTATGCAAGTTCCTAAACTTGAGAAAATTGTTGTTAGCCGTGGTGTAGGTGCTGCTGTATCTGATAAAAAACTAGTTGATTACGCAGTTGAGGAATTAACTAAAATTACAGGGCAAAAAGCGGTAGCTACTATTTCTAAGAAAGACGTTGCTTCTTTCAAATTGAGAAAAGGAATGCCGATCGGAGCTAAAGTTACTTTACGTGGAGAAAGAATGTACGAATTCTTAGACCGTTTAGTTACTTCTGCTTTACCACGAGTGAGAGATTTCTCTGGTATTAAATCTGATGGATTCGACGGTAGAGGAAATTATAACTTAGGTGTAACTGAGCAAATTATTTTCCCTGAAATCAATATTGATAAAGTAAACAAAATCGCTGGTTTCGATATTACGTTTGTAACATCTGCTAACACAGATAAAGAAGCGAAATCTTTACTAGTTGAATTAGGATTACCTTTTAAAAAGAATTAA
- the rpsN gene encoding 30S ribosomal protein S14: MAKESMKAREVKRQALVAKYADKRKALLEAGDYEGLQKLPKNASPVRLHNRCKLTGRPRGYMRQFGISRVTFREMANQGLIPGVKKASW; encoded by the coding sequence ATGGCTAAAGAATCAATGAAAGCCCGTGAGGTTAAAAGACAAGCATTAGTAGCTAAATATGCAGATAAAAGAAAAGCTCTTTTAGAAGCTGGTGACTACGAAGGGTTACAAAAATTACCTAAAAATGCTTCTCCTGTACGTTTACACAACAGATGTAAATTAACTGGAAGACCTAGAGGGTATATGCGTCAATTCGGTATTTCTCGTGTTACTTTCCGTGAGATGGCTAACCAAGGGTTGATACCAGGAGTTAAAAAGGCAAGTTGGTAA
- the rpsH gene encoding 30S ribosomal protein S8, with amino-acid sequence MYTDPIADFLTRIRNAVRANHKVVEIPASNFKKEITKILFDQGYILSYKFDDSTVQGTIKIALKYDKDTKESVIRDIQRISKPGLRKYASATDLPRILNGLGIAIVSTSKGLMTGKQAKQLNVGGEVVCYVY; translated from the coding sequence ATGTATACAGATCCAATAGCAGATTTCCTTACAAGAATTAGAAATGCTGTGCGTGCAAACCACAAAGTGGTAGAGATCCCAGCATCTAACTTCAAAAAAGAAATCACGAAAATTTTATTCGATCAAGGATATATCTTAAGCTATAAATTTGATGATAGTACAGTTCAAGGTACAATCAAAATAGCTTTGAAATACGACAAAGACACAAAAGAGTCTGTGATTAGAGATATCCAAAGAATTAGTAAACCAGGTTTGCGTAAATACGCTTCTGCAACTGACCTTCCAAGAATCTTAAATGGTTTAGGAATTGCGATTGTTTCAACATCAAAAGGTTTGATGACTGGAAAACAAGCAAAACAATTAAATGTTGGTGGAGAAGTAGTTTGTTACGTATACTAA
- the rplF gene encoding 50S ribosomal protein L6 — protein MSRIGKSPITIPAGVTVDVQEGVIVVKGKLGELTQKFDTVSVKVEENQVVVERSSDHKDERAKHGLYRSLINNMIAGVSEGFTITLEFVGVGYRAANQGQRLDLALGFSHNIVLEVAPEVVVETISEKGKNPLVKLTSHDKQLVGQVAAKIRSFRKPEPYKGKGIKFVGEELRRKAGKSA, from the coding sequence ATGTCAAGAATAGGAAAAAGTCCGATAACAATTCCTGCTGGTGTAACAGTTGATGTTCAAGAAGGCGTTATTGTTGTTAAAGGTAAATTAGGAGAGCTTACTCAGAAATTCGATACAGTTAGTGTTAAAGTAGAGGAGAATCAAGTTGTTGTAGAAAGATCATCTGACCATAAAGATGAAAGAGCTAAACACGGATTATACCGTAGCTTGATTAACAATATGATTGCTGGTGTTTCTGAAGGATTTACTATCACTTTAGAGTTTGTAGGGGTAGGTTACCGTGCTGCAAACCAAGGGCAAAGGTTAGATTTAGCTTTAGGATTCTCTCACAATATCGTGTTAGAAGTTGCTCCAGAAGTTGTGGTTGAAACAATATCAGAAAAAGGGAAAAACCCTCTAGTAAAATTAACTTCTCATGACAAACAATTAGTAGGTCAAGTAGCTGCAAAAATCCGTTCTTTCCGTAAGCCAGAACCTTACAAAGGAAAAGGAATCAAATTTGTAGGTGAGGAATTAAGAAGAAAAGCAGGTAAATCAGCTTAA
- the rplR gene encoding 50S ribosomal protein L18 codes for MSLTKSERRQRIKFRIRKTVSGTPARTRLSVFRSNKEIYAQIIDDVNGVTLVSASSREAGITRGTNVETAASVGKLIAEKALKAGIETVSFDRNGYLYHGRVKSLADGAREAGLKF; via the coding sequence ATGTCATTAACAAAATCTGAAAGAAGACAACGTATAAAGTTCAGAATTAGAAAGACAGTTAGCGGTACGCCTGCTAGAACTAGACTTTCTGTATTCAGAAGTAATAAAGAGATCTATGCACAAATCATAGATGACGTAAATGGAGTAACTTTAGTGTCAGCATCGTCAAGAGAAGCTGGGATAACAAGAGGAACCAATGTTGAAACTGCTGCATCGGTTGGAAAACTAATCGCAGAGAAAGCTTTAAAAGCTGGTATTGAAACTGTATCTTTTGATAGAAATGGTTATTTATACCACGGACGTGTTAAATCATTAGCAGACGGCGCTAGAGAAGCTGGATTAAAATTCTAA
- the rpsE gene encoding 30S ribosomal protein S5 gives MYQNYKNVEFVKPSGLDLKDRLVSVNRVTKVTKGGRAFGFSAVVVVGDENGVVGHGLGKSKDVSEAIAKAVEDAKKNLVKVPLNGHTIPHEQKGKFSGARVLLMPASLGTGVIAGGSVRAVVEAVGITDLLSKSQGSSNPHNVVKATFDALLRLRSASTVAKQRGISLEKVFKG, from the coding sequence ATGTATCAAAATTATAAAAACGTAGAATTTGTAAAACCAAGCGGTCTTGATTTAAAAGATCGTTTGGTTAGTGTAAACCGTGTTACTAAAGTAACAAAAGGGGGAAGAGCTTTTGGTTTTTCTGCTGTTGTTGTAGTAGGTGACGAAAACGGTGTAGTGGGTCACGGTTTAGGTAAATCTAAAGATGTATCTGAAGCTATTGCTAAAGCAGTAGAAGATGCTAAGAAAAACTTAGTTAAAGTTCCATTAAACGGACATACTATTCCGCACGAACAAAAAGGTAAATTCAGTGGAGCGCGTGTATTGTTGATGCCAGCATCATTAGGTACGGGAGTTATTGCTGGAGGTTCTGTGAGAGCGGTGGTAGAAGCTGTAGGAATTACGGATTTATTATCTAAATCTCAAGGTTCTTCGAATCCACATAACGTGGTTAAAGCTACTTTCGATGCTTTATTACGATTAAGAAGTGCTTCTACAGTTGCAAAACAAAGAGGAATTTCTTTAGAAAAAGTATTTAAAGGTTAA
- the rpmD gene encoding 50S ribosomal protein L30 yields MSKIKIKQVKSQIKCPLNQKRTLEALGLRKIGQVVEHDASTAILGMVNKVQHLVSVEEIK; encoded by the coding sequence ATGTCGAAAATCAAAATAAAACAAGTAAAAAGCCAAATTAAATGTCCTCTTAACCAAAAGAGAACATTAGAGGCTTTAGGACTTCGTAAAATTGGTCAAGTAGTTGAACATGATGCTTCTACTGCAATTTTAGGAATGGTAAATAAAGTTCAACACTTAGTTTCTGTAGAAGAAATTAAATAA
- the rplO gene encoding 50S ribosomal protein L15 yields the protein MNLSNLQPANGSVHNQNKRVGRGEGSGKGGTSTKGHKGAKSRSGYSKKIGFEGGQMPLQRRVPKFGFKNINRVEYAVINLEALQGLVDSGKVTDTVDFSQLVDLGLATKNSLVKVLGRGELKAKLKVSAHKFSASAQAAIEAAGGEVVTL from the coding sequence ATGAATTTAAGTAATTTACAACCAGCAAACGGTTCAGTACACAACCAAAACAAACGTGTTGGTCGTGGTGAAGGTTCTGGAAAAGGAGGAACTTCTACAAAAGGACATAAAGGTGCTAAATCACGTTCAGGTTATTCGAAAAAGATCGGATTTGAAGGAGGGCAAATGCCACTTCAAAGACGTGTACCTAAATTCGGTTTCAAAAACATTAACAGAGTAGAGTACGCTGTAATTAACTTAGAGGCTTTACAAGGTCTTGTTGATAGCGGAAAAGTAACTGATACTGTAGATTTTTCTCAATTAGTTGATTTAGGATTAGCTACTAAAAACAGTTTAGTTAAGGTTTTAGGACGTGGAGAGCTAAAAGCAAAATTAAAAGTTTCTGCTCATAAATTTTCAGCTTCTGCCCAAGCAGCTATCGAAGCAGCAGGAGGAGAAGTTGTAACGTTATAA
- the secY gene encoding preprotein translocase subunit SecY, producing the protein MKKFFETLASIWKIEELKNKILITLGLLLVYRFGTQVTLPGIDATKLQALTDQTDQGIGWLINVFTGGAFAQASVFALGIMPYISASIVVQLMGIAVPYLQKLQNDGESGRKKMNQITRWLTIGITLLQGPSYIYNLYVQLPSDAFLLGFNSFSFLFSSVMILTAGTIFAMWLGEKITDKGIGNGISLLIMVGIIARLPMSFIQEFQSRITENNGGPMLVVIEVILWLLIIVACIYLTLAVRRIPVQYARRSASGTYDQSMLGGNRQWIPLKLNASGVMPIIFAQAIMFVPAAVAGLSTSDTAKSISNTFHNVFGWEYNLLFALLIIIFTYFYTAITVPTNKMADDLKRSGGFIPGVKPGSETADFLDRIMSLITFPGSLYLAIIAVFPAIIVSILGVQQGWAMFYGGTSLLIMVSVVIDTIQQVNSYLLNKQYDSMMTSGKNRRATA; encoded by the coding sequence ATGAAGAAGTTTTTTGAAACATTAGCCAGTATCTGGAAAATAGAAGAGTTAAAAAATAAAATCTTAATCACATTAGGACTATTACTTGTGTATCGTTTCGGTACACAAGTAACTCTACCAGGTATTGATGCAACGAAATTGCAAGCGTTGACTGATCAAACGGATCAAGGAATCGGATGGTTAATTAACGTTTTTACAGGTGGTGCATTTGCACAAGCATCTGTTTTTGCTTTAGGTATTATGCCTTACATTTCTGCTTCCATTGTGGTGCAGTTGATGGGAATTGCGGTTCCTTATCTGCAAAAATTACAAAATGATGGAGAAAGCGGTAGAAAGAAAATGAATCAAATTACAAGATGGTTAACTATTGGTATCACCTTATTACAAGGACCGAGTTACATCTATAACTTGTATGTGCAATTGCCGTCAGATGCATTTTTGCTAGGTTTTAATTCTTTCTCATTCTTGTTTTCTTCAGTAATGATTCTGACTGCCGGAACTATCTTTGCCATGTGGTTAGGAGAAAAAATTACTGATAAAGGGATTGGAAATGGTATTTCGTTATTAATTATGGTTGGGATTATTGCAAGACTTCCTATGTCTTTCATCCAAGAATTCCAATCGCGTATTACAGAAAATAACGGAGGACCAATGTTAGTTGTTATTGAGGTAATTTTATGGTTATTGATTATCGTAGCTTGTATCTATTTGACATTAGCTGTACGAAGAATTCCAGTGCAATACGCACGTAGAAGCGCTTCTGGAACTTATGATCAATCCATGTTAGGAGGAAACCGTCAGTGGATTCCTTTGAAACTAAATGCTTCAGGAGTTATGCCAATTATCTTCGCGCAAGCGATCATGTTTGTGCCTGCTGCTGTAGCTGGTTTGTCAACTTCGGATACTGCAAAATCAATTAGTAATACATTCCATAATGTATTTGGTTGGGAGTATAATTTACTTTTTGCTTTATTAATCATTATTTTTACGTACTTTTACACCGCGATTACGGTACCTACTAATAAAATGGCAGACGACTTGAAGCGAAGTGGTGGTTTTATCCCTGGGGTTAAACCTGGATCTGAAACCGCAGATTTCTTGGATAGAATTATGTCGTTAATCACTTTCCCTGGATCGCTATATCTTGCAATTATCGCTGTATTTCCAGCAATTATTGTTAGTATCTTAGGGGTTCAACAAGGATGGGCGATGTTTTATGGTGGTACTTCACTATTGATTATGGTGAGTGTTGTAATTGATACAATCCAACAAGTTAATTCATATCTATTAAACAAACAGTATGATAGTATGATGACAAGTGGAAAAAATAGAAGAGCGACAGCTTAA